From one Thalassospira lucentensis genomic stretch:
- a CDS encoding GntR family transcriptional regulator — protein sequence MKSDIDNTVTGRITRELADRIIAGHIAPGTKLRQDHFAEEFGASHVPVREAFRRLEAQGLVVSEPRRGVRVASFDIAEVREVAEMRASLEVLALRHAAPHLTSAILDEAEAINRAGENASDVRAWEEANRAFHRLILTPCGMPRLLATIDDLHAASARFLFSGFRMEWEAPTDQDHRAILKALRERQFDVAAATLARHVKWIGTKPGTKTRP from the coding sequence ATGAAAAGTGACATCGACAATACCGTTACCGGCAGGATCACTCGCGAACTGGCCGACCGCATCATCGCCGGGCATATCGCGCCGGGCACGAAATTGCGACAGGACCATTTTGCCGAGGAATTCGGCGCAAGCCACGTACCGGTGCGCGAAGCCTTTCGCCGCCTCGAAGCACAGGGACTGGTCGTAAGCGAACCGCGCCGCGGTGTGCGGGTTGCAAGTTTTGACATCGCCGAAGTTCGCGAAGTTGCCGAAATGCGCGCATCCCTTGAAGTCCTCGCCCTTCGCCATGCCGCCCCGCACCTGACCAGCGCCATACTGGACGAGGCCGAGGCAATCAACCGCGCAGGCGAAAATGCCTCCGATGTCCGGGCATGGGAAGAAGCCAACCGTGCCTTCCATCGCCTGATCCTGACCCCGTGCGGCATGCCCCGCCTGCTGGCAACCATTGACGATCTGCACGCAGCAAGCGCGCGTTTCCTGTTTTCAGGCTTCCGCATGGAATGGGAAGCCCCCACCGATCAGGATCACCGCGCCATCCTCAAGGCACTCCGCGAACGGCAGTTTGATGTTGCCGCCGCCACCCTTGCCCGTCATGTCAAATGGATCGGCACCAAACCGGGCACCAAAACCCGCCCGTAA
- a CDS encoding CHAP domain-containing protein has translation MRLAVVIGFCMLVSGCFASASTPKPNSGLESDGVSTVTNVSLPSSRLLPFAPTDEFLQCVPYARAVSGIEIYGDAWTWWDQAKNTYSRGKKPEVGAVLALKKTSRLKYGHVAVVAAILDSRKIMVNHANWGSDSRTRGKVHYRQPVVDVSPNNDWSEVRMMNTIGTFGRVYPAHGFIYQPHETAEAH, from the coding sequence ATGCGGCTGGCCGTCGTTATCGGATTTTGTATGCTTGTATCGGGATGTTTTGCATCCGCAAGTACGCCGAAACCCAATAGCGGCCTTGAAAGTGACGGCGTTTCGACTGTCACCAATGTCAGCCTGCCGTCGTCGCGTCTGCTGCCTTTTGCGCCCACCGATGAATTTTTGCAATGCGTACCCTATGCACGCGCGGTTTCCGGGATCGAGATTTATGGTGATGCCTGGACCTGGTGGGATCAGGCGAAAAATACTTATAGCCGTGGCAAAAAACCCGAAGTCGGTGCCGTTCTGGCGCTCAAGAAAACATCGCGTTTGAAATACGGGCATGTTGCGGTGGTTGCCGCCATCCTCGACAGCCGCAAGATCATGGTCAATCATGCCAACTGGGGAAGTGATTCGCGTACGCGGGGCAAGGTGCATTATCGCCAGCCGGTTGTCGATGTTTCGCCCAATAATGACTGGTCGGAAGTGCGGATGATGAACACGATTGGCACATTCGGCCGGGTTTATCCGGCGCATGGCTTTATCTATCAACCACACGAAACCGCCGAAGCCCACTAG
- a CDS encoding biotin transporter BioY: MSNAVSKPAETRISSGMKYSLMVLAGVAILTASAKITVPFWPVPMTLQTMAIMAIALATGPRVACAMVLGYLAAGAAGLPVFAGTPERGIGLAYMVGPTGGYLLGYLIASWLVGALSKGRGTLARFGIMMAGMIPVYVLGLAWLAAFVPIEKVAEYGFTPFILGDTIKIALVALGSAACTRLLNRNKDGNA, translated from the coding sequence ATGAGCAATGCAGTCTCCAAACCGGCCGAAACCCGCATATCATCGGGAATGAAATACAGCCTGATGGTTCTGGCCGGGGTCGCCATCCTGACCGCAAGTGCGAAAATCACCGTTCCCTTCTGGCCAGTGCCGATGACCCTGCAAACCATGGCAATCATGGCAATTGCACTGGCGACCGGGCCGCGCGTTGCCTGTGCGATGGTGCTGGGATATCTGGCGGCGGGAGCGGCTGGTCTGCCGGTTTTTGCAGGGACGCCGGAACGCGGCATCGGGCTTGCCTATATGGTTGGGCCAACCGGCGGCTATTTGCTGGGTTATCTGATTGCCTCATGGCTGGTCGGTGCACTTTCAAAGGGACGCGGCACGCTGGCGCGCTTTGGCATCATGATGGCCGGTATGATCCCGGTCTATGTTCTGGGCCTGGCATGGCTTGCCGCCTTTGTGCCGATTGAAAAGGTTGCCGAATACGGTTTCACCCCGTTCATTCTGGGCGACACCATCAAGATCGCCCTTGTTGCCCTTGGCAGCGCGGCCTGCACCCGCCTTCTCAACCGCAATAAAGACGGCAACGCCTGA
- a CDS encoding alpha-E domain-containing protein produces MLSRTADNLFWLSRYVERAENMARLMEMGYRMALMPAAGDGNRSEWASVLSASGCAQGYDPDMPLRQAEVTDYLIFNRDNPSSILNCFENARANARAMRTAITAEMWEALNNALMELRRTAMHNLAKTDLPEFIDWVKRQGALFRGATDSTILRNDGYDFIRLGIFIERADNTARLLDVKYYVLLPETSMVGDGVDNYQWTTVLRAASSLRAFHWVYRDDYSPYRIAHFLILNPFSPRSLAHCSEQITNHLEHLARHYGQRSPVHSLAVETYSLLTQSQMEEIFSQGLHEFLSDFLKRNQTLSSAIAETYYFGGQ; encoded by the coding sequence ATGCTTAGTCGTACAGCTGACAACCTTTTCTGGTTGTCCCGTTACGTGGAACGGGCCGAAAACATGGCCCGACTGATGGAAATGGGCTATCGCATGGCTCTGATGCCGGCCGCAGGCGACGGCAACCGGTCCGAATGGGCGTCGGTTCTTTCGGCATCGGGCTGCGCACAGGGTTATGATCCCGATATGCCGCTTCGTCAGGCCGAGGTCACCGACTACCTGATTTTCAATCGTGATAATCCGTCTTCGATCCTGAACTGCTTTGAAAATGCACGTGCCAATGCACGCGCCATGCGTACCGCCATCACTGCGGAAATGTGGGAAGCATTGAACAATGCCCTGATGGAACTGCGCCGGACGGCAATGCATAACCTTGCAAAAACCGACCTGCCGGAATTCATCGACTGGGTCAAACGGCAGGGTGCACTGTTTCGCGGGGCAACCGATTCAACGATCCTGCGTAACGACGGATACGATTTCATCCGTCTTGGGATTTTTATCGAACGCGCCGACAACACCGCACGATTGCTTGACGTGAAATATTATGTCCTGCTGCCGGAAACCAGCATGGTTGGCGATGGCGTCGATAATTACCAATGGACAACGGTTTTGCGGGCGGCATCGTCTTTGCGGGCCTTCCACTGGGTGTATCGCGATGACTATTCCCCCTATCGCATCGCGCACTTCCTGATCCTTAATCCGTTCAGCCCGCGGTCGCTGGCCCACTGTTCCGAACAGATCACCAACCATCTGGAACATCTGGCCCGCCATTACGGACAACGAAGCCCGGTGCACAGTCTGGCTGTGGAAACCTATTCACTGCTGACCCAAAGCCAGATGGAGGAAATTTTCAGCCAGGGCCTGCATGAATTCCTGTCGGACTTCCTGAAACGCAATCAAACCCTGTCATCGGCAATCGCCGAAACCTATTATTTCGGGGGCCAGTAA
- a CDS encoding circularly permuted type 2 ATP-grasp protein yields the protein MFNEMMMNDEVREPYRALVDWMEASGPETLQQKRLEAETLFRKIGITFAVYGEGGDPERLIPFDLIPRIFTATEWRKLERGVKQRARALNTFLYDVYHNAEIIKAGIIPADLVFKNAAFEPAVIGIDPPRKVYSHIVGVDVVRVGPDDFYVLEDNCRTPSGVSYMLENREIMMRMFPELFSKLRIEPVESYPDMLHKTLKSIAPKRCDREPNIVVLTPGAMNSAYYEHSFLADQMGVELVEGQDLFVSEGRVYMRTTRGPARVDVIYRRIDDAFIDPLCFRPDSVLGVPGLMNVYRSGGVAICSAPGAGVADDKAIYTYVPDMIRFYLGQEPILNNVPTWKCANPDDLKYVLENLGELVVKEVHGSGGYGMLVGPASTKEEQATYAERIKADPGDFIAQPTLALSACPTFVESGIAPRHVDFRPFCLVGDDIRLTPGGLTRVAMREGSLVVNSSQGGGVKDTWIMAD from the coding sequence ATGTTCAACGAAATGATGATGAACGATGAAGTACGCGAACCTTATCGCGCACTGGTTGACTGGATGGAGGCCAGCGGGCCCGAGACCCTCCAGCAGAAGCGACTTGAGGCAGAAACACTCTTTCGCAAAATCGGCATCACCTTCGCGGTCTATGGCGAAGGTGGCGATCCGGAACGGCTCATTCCGTTCGATCTTATTCCACGCATTTTCACCGCCACGGAATGGCGCAAGCTTGAACGCGGCGTCAAGCAGCGCGCACGCGCGCTCAACACCTTCCTTTACGATGTCTATCACAACGCTGAAATCATCAAGGCCGGGATTATCCCCGCCGATCTGGTGTTTAAAAACGCCGCGTTTGAACCGGCCGTGATCGGCATTGATCCGCCGCGGAAGGTTTACAGTCACATTGTCGGGGTTGATGTCGTGCGCGTCGGGCCTGATGATTTCTATGTGCTGGAAGATAACTGCCGCACCCCATCGGGCGTGTCTTACATGCTCGAAAACCGCGAAATCATGATGCGGATGTTCCCGGAACTGTTTTCGAAATTACGGATCGAACCGGTCGAAAGCTATCCGGACATGCTCCATAAGACGCTCAAAAGCATCGCTCCCAAACGGTGTGATCGAGAACCCAATATCGTGGTCCTGACACCGGGTGCGATGAACAGCGCCTATTACGAACATTCCTTCCTTGCCGACCAGATGGGTGTTGAACTTGTCGAAGGTCAGGATCTGTTCGTGTCCGAAGGTCGCGTCTATATGCGCACAACGCGCGGGCCCGCACGGGTTGATGTGATCTATCGCCGGATTGATGATGCCTTTATCGATCCACTCTGTTTCCGGCCCGATTCCGTGCTGGGCGTTCCCGGCCTGATGAATGTCTATCGATCAGGCGGGGTTGCCATCTGCTCGGCCCCCGGCGCCGGTGTCGCCGATGACAAGGCGATCTATACCTATGTCCCGGACATGATCCGGTTTTACCTTGGGCAGGAACCGATCCTGAACAATGTCCCGACATGGAAATGTGCCAATCCCGATGATCTGAAATATGTGCTGGAAAATCTTGGTGAACTGGTCGTCAAGGAAGTCCACGGTTCGGGCGGGTACGGCATGCTGGTTGGCCCGGCTTCCACCAAGGAAGAGCAAGCCACCTACGCCGAACGCATCAAGGCCGATCCGGGTGATTTCATTGCCCAGCCAACTCTTGCCCTTTCCGCCTGTCCGACCTTCGTCGAAAGTGGCATCGCCCCACGGCATGTCGATTTCCGGCCCTTCTGCCTTGTCGGCGATGACATCCGCCTGACTCCGGGCGGTTTGACCCGTGTGGCCATGCGCGAAGGATCGCTTGTCGTGAACTCGTCGCAGGGTGGCGGGGTCAAGGACACATGGATCATGGCTGATTAG
- the bioB gene encoding biotin synthase BioB, with the protein MNSIPAQNPAVDQTIRHDWTVDEIEAIYRLPLLELMGRASAVHRTHHDPNAVQKASLLSIKTGGCPEDCAYCPQSSHHREVNLGKEQLMNPGMVLKMAARAKAAGADRFCMGAAWRRVRDGAAFDAVIEMVRGVRSLGMEACVTLGMLETRHAERLAGAGLTAYNHNLDTSPEYYSQIISTRTYQDRLDTLAAVRGAGIDLCCGGIIGMGESIRDRASMLQVLAGFAPHPESVPINALVPVAGTPLADRDPVDALELVRMVATARITMPKSTVRLSAGRTDLTREAQIMCLMAGANSVFYGEKLLTTPNPQEDCDTALFAALGPIPASAA; encoded by the coding sequence ATGAACAGTATTCCCGCACAAAACCCGGCAGTCGATCAAACCATCCGTCACGACTGGACGGTGGACGAGATCGAGGCGATTTATCGCCTGCCACTGCTTGAACTGATGGGCCGCGCCAGCGCGGTCCATCGCACCCATCATGATCCCAATGCCGTGCAAAAGGCCAGCCTGCTATCGATCAAAACCGGCGGCTGCCCCGAAGATTGCGCCTATTGCCCGCAATCGTCCCACCACCGCGAGGTCAATCTGGGCAAGGAACAATTGATGAACCCCGGCATGGTTTTGAAAATGGCGGCTCGCGCCAAGGCGGCCGGGGCGGATCGCTTCTGCATGGGAGCCGCATGGCGACGCGTGCGCGATGGTGCGGCCTTTGATGCGGTGATCGAAATGGTGCGTGGTGTGCGCAGTCTTGGCATGGAGGCGTGCGTGACCCTTGGTATGCTTGAAACCCGCCATGCCGAACGCCTCGCCGGGGCGGGATTGACCGCCTATAACCATAATCTTGATACCAGCCCGGAATATTACAGCCAGATCATCTCGACCCGGACCTATCAGGACCGGCTTGATACACTGGCTGCCGTGCGTGGCGCCGGGATTGACCTGTGTTGTGGCGGGATCATCGGCATGGGCGAAAGCATCCGGGACAGGGCATCAATGCTTCAGGTCCTCGCCGGCTTCGCGCCCCATCCCGAAAGTGTGCCGATCAATGCACTCGTACCGGTGGCGGGAACGCCGCTTGCCGACCGTGATCCCGTCGATGCCCTTGAATTGGTCCGCATGGTCGCAACCGCGCGCATCACCATGCCAAAATCAACCGTCCGCCTTTCAGCCGGGCGCACCGACCTTACGCGCGAAGCCCAGATCATGTGCCTGATGGCAGGGGCCAATTCTGTATTTTACGGGGAAAAACTTCTGACCACGCCAAACCCGCAGGAAGATTGCGATACCGCCCTGTTTGCAGCACTCGGCCCGATTCCGGCGTCGGCGGCCTGA
- the cobJ gene encoding precorrin-3B C(17)-methyltransferase has product MTTPNSPDASTTNPILPTDPIAPIAVICLTQRALATAKRIAANLQGASVHGLRTRVSISDVDVAFDDTITHLQQTFSADHVIIGVCASGILIRALAPLLAGKWQDAAVIAVDEAGSTFIPLLGGHHGGNRLARDLAERLGGQAAITTPGDAMLGLALDEPPVGWHLANPQAAKPATAALLAGETARFEIEAGSAAWLTNSNIERNDTGKVVIRATAKAMEMNSDDRNNHEIVYHPPVLALGVGCERHCEPDELIKLATETLAENGLSAQSVACVASIDLKADEAAVHALADHLGVPARFYDAETLEAEAPRLANPSDIVFAETGCHGVAEGAALAMVGKDGTLIVSKQKSKRATCAIGLASNDIDPMQSGRPQGRLSIVGIGPGQPGWRSPEASSLISRATDIVGYQMYLDLLGPLIDGKSCHHSDLGAEEARARHALELAATGRDVALIGSGDAGIYALATLVFELLDRENRSDWNRVAVQVSPGISALQAAASRIGAPLGHDFCAISLSDLLTPREDILRRLKAAGEGDFVIAFYNPVSKRRRDLLAQARDILLEYRGPETPVVLGRQLGRPDEEITVVPLAKLEVDMVDMLTTVLVGSSNSRHITRGENSWVYTPRGYAKKGPDAANAPVHSLDNSKNEPKNDKAN; this is encoded by the coding sequence ATGACGACCCCGAATTCCCCCGACGCCAGCACGACCAACCCGATCCTGCCGACGGACCCGATTGCGCCGATTGCGGTCATCTGTCTGACACAGCGCGCCCTTGCCACCGCCAAACGCATTGCCGCAAACCTGCAGGGTGCATCAGTCCACGGCCTGCGCACGCGCGTTTCGATAAGCGATGTCGATGTCGCGTTCGATGATACCATTACACATCTGCAACAAACATTTTCGGCCGATCATGTGATTATCGGTGTTTGCGCATCAGGCATTCTGATCCGCGCACTGGCACCGCTTCTGGCCGGTAAATGGCAGGATGCGGCGGTCATCGCCGTCGACGAAGCCGGCAGCACCTTTATTCCGCTTCTGGGCGGCCATCACGGCGGCAATCGGCTGGCACGCGATCTGGCCGAACGGCTGGGCGGGCAGGCGGCGATCACCACGCCCGGCGATGCGATGCTGGGACTGGCCCTTGATGAGCCCCCCGTCGGCTGGCATCTTGCCAATCCGCAGGCCGCCAAACCGGCCACTGCCGCCCTTCTGGCCGGTGAAACCGCCCGGTTCGAGATTGAGGCAGGATCAGCCGCTTGGCTAACCAACAGCAATATCGAACGCAACGACACCGGCAAGGTCGTCATTCGCGCCACCGCCAAGGCGATGGAAATGAATAGCGACGACAGGAACAATCACGAGATTGTCTATCACCCGCCGGTTCTGGCGCTTGGCGTCGGATGCGAACGTCATTGCGAACCGGACGAGCTGATCAAACTCGCAACCGAAACTCTTGCCGAAAATGGCCTGAGCGCGCAAAGCGTTGCCTGCGTGGCATCCATCGATCTCAAGGCCGATGAAGCCGCTGTTCACGCACTGGCCGATCATCTGGGCGTCCCGGCACGTTTTTATGACGCTGAAACATTGGAAGCCGAAGCCCCCCGCCTTGCCAATCCGTCCGACATTGTCTTTGCCGAAACCGGCTGCCACGGCGTTGCCGAGGGCGCGGCACTTGCCATGGTCGGCAAGGACGGCACCCTGATCGTTTCGAAACAGAAATCAAAACGGGCCACCTGTGCCATCGGGCTTGCCAGCAATGATATCGACCCGATGCAATCCGGTCGTCCACAGGGACGTTTGTCGATTGTCGGCATCGGCCCTGGACAGCCCGGCTGGCGCAGCCCCGAAGCCAGTAGCCTGATTTCGCGCGCCACCGATATTGTCGGCTATCAGATGTATCTTGATCTGCTGGGACCGCTGATTGACGGCAAATCCTGCCATCATTCCGACCTTGGTGCCGAAGAAGCCCGTGCCCGACACGCACTTGAACTGGCCGCCACTGGCAGGGACGTCGCCCTGATCGGGTCCGGCGATGCCGGGATTTATGCGCTGGCGACACTTGTGTTCGAACTGCTTGATCGCGAAAATCGTTCTGACTGGAACCGCGTTGCCGTGCAGGTATCGCCGGGCATTTCCGCCCTTCAGGCCGCCGCATCGCGGATCGGTGCGCCACTGGGGCATGATTTCTGCGCGATATCGCTTTCTGACCTTCTGACCCCGCGCGAAGATATCCTGCGCCGCCTCAAGGCCGCGGGCGAGGGTGATTTTGTCATTGCCTTCTATAATCCGGTATCCAAACGCCGCCGTGATCTTCTGGCACAGGCGCGTGATATCCTGCTTGAATACCGCGGGCCGGAAACACCAGTTGTTTTGGGTCGGCAGCTTGGTCGCCCAGACGAGGAAATCACGGTCGTTCCGCTTGCCAAACTTGAAGTCGACATGGTCGATATGCTGACCACCGTTCTGGTCGGATCGAGTAACAGCCGCCATATCACACGTGGTGAAAACAGCTGGGTCTATACCCCACGTGGCTATGCCAAAAAGGGCCCGGACGCAGCCAATGCACCCGTCCACAGCCTCGATAACTCCAAGAATGAACCCAAAAACGATAAGGCAAACTGA
- the cobM gene encoding precorrin-4 C(11)-methyltransferase, which yields MTVHFIGAGPGAPDLITVRGLKLIEKCPVCLYAGSLVPEEIVKSAPDGARVIDTAPMNLDEILSEIETAHAAGQDVARVHSGDPSIYGAIAEQIRRLDDLGIPYDITPGVSAYAATAAELGAELTLPDISQTVILTRTAMRSSAMPEGESLAELGRSRATLAVHLSVNNLVNVVRDLVPHYGEDCPVVVAYRVTWPDQQFIHGTLGDIRAKVKGSGITRTALIMVGEVFGRKDFTDSRLYAADHTHVLRPAKP from the coding sequence ATGACCGTTCATTTTATCGGTGCCGGCCCCGGCGCCCCCGATCTGATCACCGTTCGCGGGCTTAAACTGATCGAAAAATGTCCGGTCTGTCTCTATGCCGGATCGCTCGTGCCCGAGGAAATCGTCAAATCTGCCCCTGATGGTGCGCGCGTGATTGATACCGCACCAATGAACCTTGACGAAATCCTGTCCGAGATTGAAACGGCCCACGCCGCAGGGCAGGATGTCGCGCGCGTGCATTCCGGTGATCCGTCGATCTATGGTGCGATTGCCGAACAGATCCGCAGGCTTGATGACCTTGGCATCCCCTATGACATCACGCCGGGCGTTTCGGCCTATGCCGCCACCGCCGCCGAACTGGGGGCGGAGCTGACGCTGCCCGATATTTCGCAAACCGTGATCCTGACGCGCACCGCCATGCGGTCATCCGCCATGCCCGAAGGCGAAAGCCTGGCCGAACTTGGCCGTTCGCGGGCGACACTTGCGGTGCATCTGTCGGTCAATAATCTGGTCAATGTTGTCCGTGATCTGGTGCCGCATTACGGCGAGGATTGCCCGGTGGTGGTTGCTTATCGCGTCACCTGGCCCGATCAGCAATTCATCCACGGCACGCTTGGCGATATCCGCGCCAAGGTCAAAGGCAGCGGCATAACACGGACCGCCCTGATCATGGTGGGCGAGGTCTTTGGGCGTAAGGATTTCACCGATTCCCGCCTGTATGCCGCCGATCACACCCATGTCTTGCGGCCGGCAAAACCGTAA
- a CDS encoding transglutaminase family protein produces MRLTVEHRTHYRFAPSARYVVQSLKLTPSIFDGQKVIRWSIKADGCVINSEFVDGNGDTISTLTASGPVDSVDVIVSGEVETIDTAGVLRGHRERAFPAVFLRSTPVTKPSAAIRKMATKVEKKTSADNLLERAHALSAAVSDAIAYVPGSTHVHTTAADALADGQGVCQDHAHVMISAARHLGIPARYVSGYLFADQDGKSHEASHAWAELHLPELGWVGFDPANRCCPTDYYIRLGSGLDAQGATPIRGVHTGGANENLDVTVIVAQSQQ; encoded by the coding sequence ATGCGCCTGACTGTCGAACATCGCACCCATTACCGATTTGCCCCTTCGGCCCGCTACGTGGTGCAAAGTCTTAAACTCACCCCGTCCATTTTTGACGGCCAAAAAGTCATCCGCTGGTCGATCAAGGCAGACGGATGCGTGATCAATTCCGAATTTGTCGATGGCAACGGCGATACCATCAGCACCCTGACCGCAAGCGGCCCGGTTGATTCCGTCGATGTCATCGTGTCTGGCGAAGTCGAAACCATTGATACCGCTGGTGTCCTGCGCGGGCATAGGGAACGTGCCTTTCCGGCGGTATTTCTGCGCTCGACCCCGGTCACCAAACCCAGCGCCGCCATCCGCAAAATGGCCACCAAGGTCGAAAAGAAAACCAGTGCGGATAATCTACTTGAACGGGCCCATGCCCTTTCAGCCGCCGTGTCTGACGCCATCGCCTATGTCCCGGGCAGCACCCATGTCCATACCACCGCGGCCGATGCCCTGGCCGATGGCCAGGGTGTCTGTCAGGACCACGCCCATGTCATGATTTCGGCGGCCCGCCATCTTGGCATCCCCGCGCGCTATGTATCGGGTTATCTGTTTGCCGATCAGGATGGCAAATCACACGAAGCATCCCATGCATGGGCGGAATTGCATTTGCCCGAACTCGGCTGGGTCGGGTTTGACCCGGCAAACCGCTGCTGCCCGACCGATTATTATATTCGTCTGGGGTCTGGACTTGATGCGCAGGGTGCCACACCTATACGGGGTGTACATACTGGTGGTGCGAACGAGAATTTGGATGTAACAGTCATCGTTGCGCAATCACAGCAATAG
- a CDS encoding proteasome-type protease, with amino-acid sequence MTYCVGLMLDEGMVFLSDTRTNAGLDNISRYRKMFTWEVPGERAIVALTAGNLAITQAVMSTLQEAIDNPETEPGDCILSAPSMFRVAELMGEAMQKVQHKYQDTLEQRKESSSASIMVGGQRKGGAQRLFLVYAAGNFIEATEDTPYLQIGEHKYGKPILDRVITPETPIADGVKAALLSMDSTLRSNLSVGMPLDLAVLPEGSCHFSEHRRIEAEDAGFKALSDAWSQALREAFADMPDEHCAPDC; translated from the coding sequence ATGACCTACTGCGTGGGCTTGATGCTTGATGAGGGGATGGTATTCCTCTCCGACACCCGAACCAATGCCGGGCTCGATAACATTTCGCGTTATCGCAAGATGTTCACCTGGGAAGTCCCCGGTGAACGCGCCATCGTGGCGCTGACCGCAGGGAACCTTGCCATCACACAGGCCGTGATGAGCACCCTTCAGGAAGCCATCGACAACCCGGAAACCGAACCGGGCGACTGTATCCTGAGCGCACCCAGCATGTTCCGCGTTGCCGAACTGATGGGCGAGGCGATGCAGAAAGTGCAGCACAAATATCAGGACACGCTTGAACAGCGCAAAGAAAGCAGCTCGGCCTCGATCATGGTCGGTGGGCAACGTAAAGGCGGGGCACAACGCCTGTTTCTAGTATATGCGGCGGGCAACTTTATAGAGGCCACCGAAGACACGCCCTATCTTCAGATCGGCGAACATAAATACGGCAAACCGATCCTTGATCGCGTGATCACCCCCGAAACGCCGATTGCCGATGGCGTCAAGGCCGCCCTGCTGTCGATGGATTCAACATTGCGATCCAATCTGTCAGTCGGCATGCCGCTTGATCTTGCCGTCCTGCCCGAAGGATCATGCCATTTCTCCGAACATCGGCGGATTGAGGCCGAAGATGCCGGGTTCAAGGCCCTTTCGGACGCATGGTCGCAGGCATTGCGCGAAGCATTCGCTGATATGCCTGACGAACATTGTGCGCCGGACTGCTAA
- a CDS encoding MFS transporter, producing MKTGKSVLPPTAEPSRKSIFQDRNFVLFLVGQCITTQGLWVQKIAMSWLAWSLTGSPFWTGLIAALNFAPAFILGPVFGVMADRVNLRKTAVTLNLMMAATAFLLMILSMAGQINLFWMVVLAGTNGVLASAMTPVRLSLVPVIVQREFMSRAVAYAAMNFNISRLVGPAVGGVVIATWGTGAAFMINAASYIPMIFVLATVKIHVERAPDAKSKRVLAALVDGANYAIHHPMIRSVLALSCFVALVGTGMVELMPVFAEAVYDRGVTGLGMLASASGVGAVASTFMLSRVKSDPAAFQRVTIIGAFAAGCGMLGLGFAPWYELAVMLVAITGFGLTAVGVGSQTALQLTVDNKLRGRVMSFWSATSFGGIAVGGTMLGAISEAGHIQYTARGSGALILCAAIVGLWRLYRVGIIDAKSATETAK from the coding sequence ATGAAAACTGGAAAATCCGTGCTGCCACCAACCGCCGAGCCATCCCGGAAATCAATCTTTCAGGATCGAAACTTTGTCCTGTTTCTGGTCGGCCAATGCATCACCACCCAGGGACTTTGGGTACAGAAAATCGCCATGTCGTGGCTGGCATGGTCATTGACCGGATCACCATTCTGGACCGGGTTGATTGCCGCCCTTAATTTCGCCCCGGCCTTCATTCTGGGGCCGGTTTTTGGTGTGATGGCGGACCGGGTCAATCTGCGCAAAACGGCGGTGACCCTGAACCTGATGATGGCAGCAACCGCATTTCTGTTGATGATCCTGTCGATGGCAGGGCAGATAAACCTTTTCTGGATGGTGGTTCTGGCCGGGACGAACGGGGTTTTGGCTAGCGCGATGACGCCCGTTCGGCTTTCACTGGTGCCGGTGATTGTCCAGCGGGAGTTTATGAGTCGCGCCGTGGCCTATGCGGCGATGAATTTCAATATATCGCGTCTGGTTGGTCCGGCGGTTGGTGGTGTGGTGATCGCGACATGGGGTACCGGGGCGGCATTCATGATCAATGCGGCATCCTATATCCCGATGATCTTTGTTCTGGCGACTGTCAAAATCCATGTCGAACGGGCACCCGATGCCAAAAGCAAACGGGTGCTGGCGGCGCTTGTCGACGGGGCGAACTACGCCATTCATCATCCGATGATCCGCTCGGTTCTGGCGCTATCCTGTTTTGTCGCACTGGTGGGCACGGGCATGGTGGAACTGATGCCGGTCTTTGCCGAGGCGGTCTATGACCGCGGCGTCACCGGGCTTGGCATGCTGGCATCGGCAAGCGGGGTTGGTGCGGTGGCATCGACATTCATGTTGTCGCGGGTCAAATCCGATCCGGCCGCCTTTCAGCGGGTGACGATCATCGGGGCTTTTGCTGCGGGGTGCGGCATGCTGGGGCTTGGTTTTGCACCTTGGTACGAGCTTGCGGTGATGCTGGTGGCGATTACCGGTTTTGGTCTGACAGCGGTCGGAGTCGGGTCGCAAACCGCTTTGCAGTTGACCGTCGATAACAAATTGCGTGGCCGGGTGATGAGCTTCTGGAGTGCGACGAGTTTTGGCGGGATTGCTGTTGGCGGCACGATGCTTGGCGCGATTTCCGAGGCAGGGCATATTCAATATACTGCGCGCGGGTCGGGGGCATTGATCCTGTGCGCGGCGATTGTCGGACTTTGGCGTTTATATCGTGTTGGTATAATTGATGCGAAATCTGCCACAGAAACGGCAAAATGA